From Mycolicibacterium nivoides, a single genomic window includes:
- a CDS encoding 16S rRNA (uracil(1498)-N(3))-methyltransferase, whose protein sequence is MSAALFYVDALPGAGELAVVDGDEGFHASNVRRIRVGEQIDLSDGAGVLAHCVVEETAKGRLSARVTERVTIVAPRPTVTVVQALPKSDRSELAVELATEAGADGFVAWQATRCVARWDGPKVDKGLRRWEAVARSAARQSRRAYVPAVEGVVSTPALTQRVADAAAAGAVVLALHESATEPIAELPLAQADSLMLIVGPEGGIADEEIAALTGAGAKTVRLGPTVLRTSTAAAVALGAIGALTARWEI, encoded by the coding sequence ATGAGCGCAGCGCTTTTCTACGTCGACGCGCTGCCGGGCGCGGGGGAACTCGCCGTCGTCGACGGTGACGAGGGCTTCCACGCGTCCAACGTGCGCCGCATCCGCGTCGGCGAACAGATCGACCTCAGCGACGGCGCCGGAGTGCTGGCGCATTGTGTCGTCGAAGAGACCGCCAAGGGCCGGTTGTCGGCGCGGGTGACCGAGCGGGTCACCATCGTGGCCCCGCGCCCGACGGTCACCGTGGTGCAGGCGCTGCCCAAATCCGACCGGTCAGAGCTGGCTGTCGAGCTTGCGACGGAGGCCGGTGCCGACGGCTTTGTCGCCTGGCAGGCGACTCGGTGCGTGGCCCGCTGGGACGGCCCGAAGGTGGACAAGGGCCTGCGGCGGTGGGAGGCGGTGGCTCGTTCGGCGGCCCGGCAGTCGCGCCGCGCGTATGTCCCCGCCGTCGAGGGCGTGGTCTCGACGCCGGCGCTCACCCAGCGTGTCGCCGACGCCGCGGCAGCCGGCGCGGTGGTGCTGGCGTTGCACGAGTCGGCCACCGAGCCCATTGCCGAACTGCCTCTGGCCCAAGCGGATTCACTGATGCTCATCGTCGGGCCGGAGGGCGGGATCGCCGACGAGGAGATCGCAGCGCTGACCGGGGCCGGCGCGAAGACGGTCCGCCTGGGCCCGACGGTGCTGCGCACGTCGACAGCTGCGGCCGTGGCCCTGGGAGCGATCGGTGCTCTGACGGCGCGCTGGGAGATTTAG
- the dnaJ gene encoding molecular chaperone DnaJ has product MARDYYGLLGVSKGASDSEVKRAYRRLARELHPDVNPDEEAQARFTEIQVAYEVLSDPEKRRIVDMGGDPMESVGGAPGGFSGFGGLGDVFEAFFGGGTASRGPVGRVRPGADSLLRMRLDLAECATGVTKQVTVDTAVLCDLCHGKGTNGNSTPVACDTCDGRGEIQTVQRSLLGQVMTTRPCPVCGGIGEVIPDPCHRCGGDGRVRARREISVKIPAGVGDGMRVRLAAQGEVGPGGGPAGDLYVEVHEKQHEIFVRDGDDLHCTVSVPMVDAALGTTVSVDAILDGPTELTIAAGTQPGSVTTLRGHGMPHLRSGVRGDLHAHIDVVVPSRLDSTDTDLLRKLKENRSRDAAEVRSTQAAASSGGLFSRLRETFSGR; this is encoded by the coding sequence GTGGCACGCGATTATTACGGCTTGCTCGGAGTGAGCAAAGGCGCGAGCGATTCGGAGGTCAAACGTGCCTACCGGCGGCTGGCGCGTGAGCTGCACCCCGACGTCAACCCCGACGAGGAAGCGCAGGCCCGGTTCACCGAGATCCAGGTCGCCTATGAGGTGCTCTCGGATCCGGAGAAGCGCCGCATCGTCGACATGGGCGGCGACCCGATGGAATCGGTGGGCGGAGCGCCCGGCGGGTTCAGCGGGTTCGGCGGTCTGGGGGACGTGTTCGAGGCGTTCTTCGGCGGCGGCACCGCGTCGCGCGGGCCGGTCGGCCGGGTGCGGCCCGGCGCCGATTCGCTGCTGCGGATGCGGCTGGACCTGGCGGAGTGTGCCACTGGCGTGACCAAGCAGGTGACCGTGGACACCGCGGTGTTGTGCGATCTGTGTCACGGCAAGGGCACCAACGGCAATTCCACTCCCGTCGCCTGCGACACCTGTGACGGCCGCGGTGAGATCCAGACCGTGCAGCGCTCGCTGCTCGGCCAGGTGATGACCACCCGGCCGTGCCCGGTCTGTGGGGGAATCGGTGAGGTGATTCCCGATCCGTGCCACCGCTGCGGCGGCGACGGCAGGGTGCGCGCCCGACGCGAGATCAGCGTCAAGATCCCGGCCGGTGTCGGCGACGGCATGCGGGTACGGCTGGCTGCGCAAGGCGAGGTCGGACCCGGCGGCGGGCCCGCCGGTGACCTCTACGTCGAGGTCCACGAGAAGCAGCACGAAATCTTCGTCCGCGACGGCGACGATCTGCACTGCACCGTCTCGGTGCCGATGGTCGACGCTGCGCTGGGCACCACGGTCTCCGTCGACGCCATTCTCGACGGACCCACCGAACTGACCATCGCCGCGGGCACCCAGCCCGGCTCGGTGACCACACTGCGGGGCCATGGCATGCCGCATCTGCGTTCGGGGGTGCGCGGTGACCTGCATGCCCACATCGACGTGGTGGTGCCGTCGCGGCTGGACAGCACCGATACCGACCTGCTGCGCAAGCTGAAGGAGAACCGCAGCCGCGACGCCGCGGAGGTGCGCTCGACGCAGGCCGCGGCGAGTTCCGGCGGTCTGTTCAGCCGGCTGCGCGAGACGTTCTCCGGCCGCTGA
- the hrcA gene encoding heat-inducible transcriptional repressor HrcA, which yields MGSADERRFEVLRAIVADFVATKEPIGSKTLVERHNLGVSSATVRNDMAVLEAEGYIAQPHTSSGRVPTEKGYREFVDRIDNVKPLSSSERRAILSFLESGVDLDDVLRRAVRLLAQLTRQVAIVQYPTLSTSSVRHLEVVALTPARLLLVVITDSGRVDQRIVELGDAIDEHELAKLREMLGQALEGKPLTAASIAVSDLATHLNGHGALADAVGRSATVLVETLVEHTEERLLLGGTANLTRNTADFGGSLRSVLEALEEQVVVLRLLAAQQEAGKVTVRIGHETEAEQMLGTSVVSTTYGSSGKVYGGMGVVGPTRMDYPGTIANVAAVALYIGEVLGTR from the coding sequence GTGGGGAGTGCCGACGAACGTCGATTCGAGGTGCTGCGCGCCATCGTCGCCGACTTCGTGGCCACCAAGGAGCCCATCGGCTCCAAGACGCTGGTGGAGCGTCACAACCTCGGAGTGTCCAGCGCCACTGTCCGCAATGACATGGCGGTGCTGGAAGCGGAGGGCTACATCGCCCAGCCGCACACCAGCTCGGGCCGGGTGCCGACCGAGAAGGGCTACCGGGAGTTCGTCGACCGGATCGACAACGTCAAGCCGTTGTCCTCGTCGGAACGTCGCGCGATCCTGTCGTTCCTGGAGTCCGGGGTCGACCTTGACGACGTGCTGCGGCGCGCGGTGCGGCTGCTCGCGCAGCTGACCCGGCAGGTCGCGATCGTGCAGTACCCGACACTTTCCACCTCGTCCGTGCGTCACCTCGAGGTGGTCGCGCTGACTCCGGCGCGGCTGCTGCTGGTGGTCATCACCGATTCGGGCCGGGTCGATCAGCGCATTGTGGAGCTCGGCGATGCCATTGACGAGCATGAGCTGGCAAAACTGCGCGAGATGTTGGGGCAGGCGCTCGAAGGCAAGCCGTTGACCGCGGCATCGATCGCGGTCAGCGATCTGGCCACGCACCTCAACGGACATGGTGCGCTGGCCGATGCTGTCGGCCGCTCGGCGACCGTGCTGGTCGAGACGCTCGTCGAGCACACCGAGGAACGACTGCTACTCGGCGGAACCGCCAACCTGACCCGCAACACCGCTGATTTCGGCGGATCGCTGCGGTCGGTGTTGGAGGCGCTGGAGGAGCAGGTGGTGGTGCTGAGGTTGTTGGCGGCCCAGCAGGAAGCGGGCAAGGTGACCGTGCGGATCGGTCATGAGACCGAGGCCGAACAGATGTTGGGAACGTCGGTGGTGAGCACGACGTACGGCAGTTCGGGCAAGGTGTACGGCGGAATGGGTGTGGTGGGCCCCACCCGAATGGACTATCCGGGAACCATTGCCAATGTCGCGGCGGTTGCTCTTTACATCGGCGAAGTCTTAGGTACCCGGTAA
- a CDS encoding type II toxin-antitoxin system VapB family antitoxin: MIFKGVQEGKPYPEHGLSYRDWSRIPPRQLRLDELVTTTTVLALDRLLSEDSTFYGDLFPHAVKWRGDIYLEDGLHRAVRAALRNRTILHARVFDMDALAPSPA, translated from the coding sequence ATGATTTTCAAAGGCGTCCAGGAGGGCAAACCCTACCCGGAACACGGGCTGTCCTATCGGGACTGGTCCCGTATCCCGCCGCGCCAGTTGCGCCTCGACGAGCTCGTCACCACCACCACGGTGCTGGCCCTGGATCGCCTGTTGTCCGAAGACTCGACGTTCTACGGCGACCTGTTCCCGCACGCCGTGAAGTGGCGCGGTGACATCTACCTGGAAGACGGCCTGCACCGGGCCGTGCGCGCGGCGCTGCGGAACCGCACCATCCTGCACGCCCGGGTGTTCGACATGGACGCGCTCGCGCCCAGCCCGGCGTAA
- a CDS encoding MbtH family protein, with product MSSNPFDDENGTFLVLVNDEEQHSLWPAFADVPAGWRVVFGEAGRDECLSYVEANWTDLRPGSLREAMAN from the coding sequence ATGAGTTCCAATCCGTTCGATGACGAGAACGGCACGTTCCTTGTACTGGTCAACGATGAGGAGCAGCACAGCCTGTGGCCGGCGTTCGCAGATGTGCCGGCCGGCTGGCGCGTGGTCTTCGGTGAGGCCGGCCGCGACGAGTGCCTGAGCTACGTCGAGGCGAACTGGACGGATCTGCGGCCCGGCAGCCTGCGTGAGGCGATGGCGAACTAG
- the mbtG gene encoding NADPH-dependent L-lysine N(6)-monooxygenase MbtG translates to MSAPSAPTLAVIGAGPKAIAVAAKAAELRTMGVPAPEVVVVERAGVAANWQAVGGWTDGNHRLGTGPEKDVGFPYRSSLVPRRNAELDERMTRHSWQAYLIATGGFAEWVDRGRPAPTHRRWSQYLGWVADDIGMTVVSGDVERISVDGDARRWVLHTADDTVSADGLMVTGPGQAERSVLPGNPRVMSIAQFWHQAGKHELITAERVAVIGGGETAASMLNELFRHRVSTITVISPTVTLFTRGEGFFENTLFSDPTGWTGLTLAERRDALARTDRGVFSARVQDALLADDRIRHLRGRVAHAVARDERIRLTLSTNTGGEAVETVHGFDLVIDGSGADALWFAPLFSQDALDLLELGLGGPLSGESLQEHIGHDLALTDVFPKLFLPGLAGLTQGPGFPNLSCLGLLSDRVLGADLAHPSMRRLDEFQSVR, encoded by the coding sequence ATGAGCGCCCCATCGGCCCCCACCCTGGCCGTCATCGGAGCTGGACCCAAGGCCATCGCGGTGGCCGCCAAGGCCGCCGAGTTGCGGACGATGGGTGTGCCGGCCCCCGAGGTTGTCGTCGTCGAACGTGCCGGGGTGGCCGCCAACTGGCAGGCCGTCGGCGGCTGGACCGACGGCAACCATCGCCTCGGTACCGGACCCGAGAAGGACGTCGGCTTCCCTTACCGGTCGTCGCTGGTGCCGCGGCGCAACGCCGAACTCGATGAGCGGATGACCCGGCACAGTTGGCAGGCCTACCTGATCGCCACGGGTGGGTTCGCCGAATGGGTGGACCGCGGCAGACCCGCGCCGACCCACAGGCGCTGGAGCCAGTATCTGGGCTGGGTGGCCGATGACATCGGCATGACCGTGGTTTCCGGTGACGTGGAACGGATCTCGGTCGACGGTGATGCGCGCCGGTGGGTTCTGCACACCGCCGATGACACCGTCAGTGCCGACGGTCTGATGGTCACCGGGCCCGGTCAGGCGGAACGCTCGGTGCTGCCGGGCAACCCCCGGGTGATGTCGATCGCGCAGTTCTGGCATCAGGCCGGCAAGCACGAGTTGATCACCGCCGAGCGGGTGGCGGTGATCGGCGGTGGTGAGACCGCCGCGTCGATGCTCAACGAGCTGTTCCGCCACCGGGTTTCGACCATCACGGTGATCTCGCCGACGGTCACCCTGTTCACCCGCGGCGAGGGGTTCTTCGAGAACACCTTGTTCTCCGATCCGACCGGGTGGACCGGGCTCACCCTGGCCGAGCGCCGGGATGCGCTGGCCCGCACCGATCGTGGCGTGTTCTCGGCGCGCGTTCAGGATGCACTGCTGGCCGACGATCGGATCCGCCATCTTCGTGGCCGGGTCGCCCACGCGGTGGCTCGTGACGAGCGGATCCGGTTGACACTGTCCACCAACACCGGGGGCGAGGCGGTCGAGACCGTCCACGGCTTCGATCTGGTGATCGACGGGTCCGGCGCCGACGCGTTATGGTTCGCCCCATTGTTCAGCCAGGACGCCCTGGACCTGCTCGAGCTGGGTCTCGGCGGTCCGCTGAGCGGAGAATCCCTGCAGGAGCACATCGGTCACGACCTGGCTCTGACCGATGTCTTCCCGAAGTTGTTCCTTCCGGGGCTGGCCGGGCTCACCCAGGGCCCCGGCTTCCCGAACTTGAGCTGCCTTGGCCTGTTGTCCGACCGGGTGCTGGGTGCAGACCTGGCCCACCCCTCGATGAGGAGACTCGATGAGTTCCAATCCGTTCGATGA
- a CDS encoding non-ribosomal peptide synthetase encodes MTTTGTPPGVEDVLALSPLQQGLYSLAGLTEGDDGADPYVIAMAADVDGALDPELLRTCAEAMLVRHPNLRASFFQGNLSRPVAVVPSAIELPWRHVQTDEAQAVTLEAEERARRFDLGRGPLIRFLLIEKPGLHWRLVIVAHHIAIDGWSLPVFVGELLALYGAKGDVTALPSTVRPYRDYIGWLAGRDQQASRARWQAHLYGLDAPTLLSPVLSGRETQPGLPARTEVNLDEQQSAAIFEAARRRGVTVNTLFQMAWATILSVFTDRTDVVYGVTVSGRPDELAGVESMVGLFINTVPLRVRVDPSLPVGGQCLALQREAAELREHSYLSHTELRSLGGIGELYDTLLVYENFPPGGLVGSDEFDLGGAVLRPSALESLSHFPVTIAAHPTHGRLTVLVETLDGALGLLDPRALGLRVLAVVQRLLDGWEHPLREVAVTLDDDPRPTGAPTVAGDDRFHAGFHIAFSETAEERLGSVALSWDGGELSYRELDDAADRLAAELIRRGVGAETPVPIRLRRGPDYVVAMLAVLKAGAMIVPLDPAMPEERVAEILRQIGAARPAQLIVDDALLASAGSEPDADYRPAPVQPGQAAYIVFTSGTTGKPKGVIGTHQALRAYAADHAHHVLQPAAKRLGRPLRVAHAWSFTFDAAWQPLAALLDGHTVHIVSDEVQRDAEALVDTIGQFAIDMIDTTPSMFASLRAAGLLSRVPLAVLALGGEAIDTATWQGIQAECERTWMSAHNCYGPTETTVEAVVAAIADHEQPCIGHPTDSTAAYVLDRWLRPVPDGVYGELYLAGGQLTRGYLGRPGETAGRFVADPFTPGARMYRTGDVVRRNPQSGAIEFLGRSDDQVKIRGFRVEPGEVAATLHTHPGVRHAHVAVRQHRSGPRLVAYVVTDSAVAELRRMLTATLPRHLVPHHIVVVDEIPLTTNGKVDDAALAAVGTGGSAEGSEHPATETERVLAEVLAEVLGTPEGSGVDVTADFLDLGLDSIVALSVVQAVRRRGVALRARLMLDCATVRELAAAIDADAVAVEHADDAADERAGTSGPIPLLPNARWLYQYGDPRRLAQTEVFRLPAGITGAQLETLLRNVIDGHEVLRTRLDREAMALVAHPRREVLSEATGSGDLNAAVAEQAELSVQRMDPENGSMLDAVWLHHPQAEAGLLILTAHVLALDPASWRILVGELENAWHALASGRDPMPVREHTPLRQWSRLLTERAAELGTCGFWEQQFEGDDPDIGARRIDPATDRMADVTITMAFTDPELTARLLTGAVPVTDVLAAATARALTDWRRHRRQPTPAPLLALETHGRSDAVVSDHDEVDTGDTAGLLSMIYPLRLDADGARGVAAQVAAIPGDAIDYGLLRYLREDTAERLGTHRDPQVLLNYLGRIELDASDHALLQDRSLQTGVTPVPEPNVAVRHELTIMAAVIDRDGSAVLGTQWRSLPDILSADDVAALQAMWQDALREVLREVTQ; translated from the coding sequence ATGACGACAACCGGAACGCCGCCCGGCGTCGAGGATGTCCTGGCGCTCAGCCCACTGCAGCAGGGGCTGTACTCCCTGGCCGGGCTGACCGAGGGGGACGACGGAGCCGATCCGTATGTCATCGCGATGGCCGCTGACGTCGACGGGGCGCTGGACCCGGAACTGCTGAGGACCTGCGCCGAGGCGATGCTGGTGCGTCATCCGAACCTGCGGGCCAGCTTCTTCCAGGGAAACCTGAGCCGCCCGGTGGCGGTGGTCCCGTCCGCCATCGAACTGCCCTGGCGGCATGTGCAGACCGATGAAGCGCAGGCGGTCACTCTGGAGGCCGAAGAACGCGCCCGGCGGTTCGACCTCGGACGCGGGCCGCTGATCCGTTTCCTGCTCATCGAAAAGCCGGGCCTGCATTGGCGTCTGGTGATCGTCGCCCATCACATCGCAATCGACGGCTGGTCTCTGCCGGTCTTCGTGGGCGAGCTCCTGGCGCTCTACGGGGCGAAGGGCGACGTCACCGCGCTGCCGTCCACGGTGCGCCCGTATCGCGATTACATCGGCTGGCTGGCCGGGCGCGACCAGCAGGCCAGCCGGGCACGGTGGCAGGCCCATCTGTACGGCCTGGATGCGCCCACACTGCTGTCTCCGGTGCTGTCCGGGCGGGAGACCCAGCCGGGCCTGCCTGCCCGCACCGAGGTGAACCTCGACGAACAGCAGTCCGCCGCGATCTTCGAGGCAGCCCGTCGCCGCGGCGTCACCGTCAACACCCTGTTCCAGATGGCCTGGGCAACAATTCTTTCCGTCTTCACCGACCGCACCGATGTGGTGTACGGCGTCACTGTGTCGGGGCGCCCGGACGAGCTGGCGGGCGTCGAGTCGATGGTCGGCCTGTTCATCAACACGGTGCCGCTGCGGGTCCGGGTCGACCCCAGCCTGCCGGTCGGCGGCCAGTGCCTTGCCCTGCAGCGCGAAGCCGCCGAACTGCGTGAGCACAGCTATCTCAGCCATACCGAGTTGCGTTCGCTCGGCGGCATCGGCGAGCTGTACGACACCTTGCTGGTCTACGAGAACTTCCCGCCCGGCGGGCTGGTCGGCAGCGACGAGTTCGATCTCGGCGGAGCGGTGCTGCGGCCGTCGGCGCTGGAGAGCCTGTCGCACTTCCCGGTCACCATCGCCGCACATCCCACCCACGGCCGGCTCACAGTGCTCGTCGAAACCCTCGACGGGGCACTGGGACTGCTCGATCCGCGTGCCCTGGGACTGCGGGTGCTGGCCGTCGTCCAGCGGCTGTTGGACGGCTGGGAGCATCCGCTGCGCGAGGTGGCCGTCACACTCGACGACGATCCGCGGCCGACCGGGGCACCAACCGTTGCCGGCGATGACCGATTCCACGCGGGCTTTCACATCGCGTTCAGTGAGACCGCCGAGGAGCGGCTCGGTTCGGTGGCATTGAGTTGGGACGGAGGAGAACTCAGCTATCGCGAGCTCGACGATGCCGCCGACCGCCTGGCCGCCGAGCTGATCCGCCGTGGTGTGGGCGCCGAGACTCCGGTCCCCATCCGGCTGCGCCGAGGGCCCGACTATGTCGTGGCGATGCTCGCAGTGCTCAAGGCGGGCGCGATGATCGTGCCGTTGGATCCGGCCATGCCCGAGGAACGGGTCGCCGAAATCCTGCGCCAGATCGGCGCAGCCCGGCCCGCGCAGCTCATCGTCGACGACGCGCTCCTGGCATCCGCCGGTTCCGAACCGGACGCCGACTACCGGCCCGCGCCGGTTCAGCCCGGCCAGGCCGCCTACATCGTGTTCACGTCCGGGACCACCGGAAAACCCAAGGGAGTCATCGGAACCCATCAGGCGCTGCGCGCCTATGCCGCCGATCACGCCCACCACGTGCTGCAGCCCGCGGCCAAGCGCCTCGGCCGCCCGTTGCGGGTGGCGCACGCCTGGTCGTTCACCTTCGATGCGGCCTGGCAGCCGTTGGCGGCCCTGCTCGACGGGCACACCGTGCACATCGTCTCCGACGAGGTGCAGCGCGACGCCGAGGCGCTCGTGGACACCATCGGGCAGTTCGCGATCGACATGATCGACACCACCCCGTCGATGTTCGCCTCGCTGCGCGCGGCAGGGCTGCTCAGCCGGGTGCCGCTGGCGGTCCTCGCGCTCGGTGGGGAGGCCATCGACACCGCCACCTGGCAGGGCATCCAGGCCGAGTGCGAGCGCACCTGGATGTCCGCGCACAACTGCTACGGACCCACCGAGACCACGGTGGAAGCCGTCGTCGCGGCGATCGCCGACCACGAGCAACCGTGCATCGGTCATCCCACGGATTCGACCGCGGCCTATGTGCTCGACCGCTGGCTGCGTCCGGTTCCCGACGGTGTGTACGGCGAACTGTACTTGGCCGGTGGCCAATTGACGCGCGGCTACCTCGGCCGGCCGGGGGAGACGGCGGGCAGGTTCGTCGCCGATCCGTTCACGCCGGGTGCCCGCATGTACCGCACCGGTGACGTGGTGCGCCGGAATCCGCAATCGGGTGCCATCGAGTTTCTCGGCCGCAGCGACGACCAGGTCAAGATCCGCGGCTTCCGCGTGGAGCCCGGAGAGGTGGCCGCGACGCTGCACACCCATCCCGGGGTGCGGCATGCCCACGTGGCGGTACGTCAGCACCGCAGCGGGCCGCGACTCGTCGCGTACGTCGTCACCGACAGTGCGGTCGCCGAGCTGCGCCGGATGCTGACCGCAACCCTGCCGAGACATCTGGTGCCACACCACATCGTCGTCGTCGACGAGATCCCGCTGACCACCAACGGCAAGGTCGACGATGCCGCGCTGGCCGCGGTCGGCACCGGTGGCTCTGCCGAGGGGTCCGAGCATCCGGCCACCGAAACCGAGCGGGTGCTCGCCGAGGTGCTGGCCGAAGTCCTGGGAACTCCCGAGGGATCGGGTGTCGACGTCACCGCCGACTTCCTCGATCTCGGTTTGGACAGCATCGTGGCGCTGTCGGTCGTGCAAGCCGTGCGGCGCCGAGGCGTGGCGCTGCGGGCCCGGTTGATGCTGGACTGCGCGACCGTTCGCGAACTCGCGGCCGCGATCGACGCCGATGCGGTCGCCGTCGAACACGCCGACGATGCGGCCGACGAACGGGCGGGGACATCGGGTCCGATCCCGCTCCTGCCGAACGCGCGGTGGCTCTACCAGTACGGTGACCCGCGCCGGCTCGCACAGACCGAGGTATTCCGGCTGCCTGCGGGCATCACCGGTGCGCAGCTGGAGACGCTGTTGCGCAACGTGATCGACGGACACGAGGTGCTGCGCACCCGGCTGGACCGTGAGGCCATGGCCCTGGTCGCGCACCCAAGGCGCGAGGTGCTTTCGGAGGCGACAGGTTCGGGTGATCTCAACGCCGCGGTGGCGGAGCAGGCCGAGCTCTCGGTGCAGCGCATGGATCCGGAGAACGGATCCATGCTCGACGCGGTCTGGTTGCATCACCCACAGGCTGAGGCCGGGCTGCTGATCCTGACCGCCCACGTTTTGGCCCTGGATCCGGCATCATGGCGGATCCTGGTCGGTGAGCTCGAAAATGCCTGGCATGCACTGGCTTCCGGGCGTGATCCGATGCCGGTCCGCGAACACACCCCGCTACGGCAGTGGTCACGTCTGCTCACCGAACGGGCGGCCGAGCTCGGAACGTGCGGTTTCTGGGAGCAGCAGTTCGAGGGCGACGATCCTGACATCGGCGCCCGCCGGATCGATCCCGCCACCGACCGAATGGCCGACGTGACGATCACGATGGCCTTCACCGATCCCGAGTTGACCGCTCGTTTGTTGACCGGCGCGGTCCCGGTGACCGACGTGCTCGCCGCTGCCACGGCTCGCGCCCTGACCGATTGGCGTCGGCACCGCCGCCAGCCGACCCCGGCGCCGTTGCTGGCGCTGGAGACCCACGGCAGGTCGGATGCGGTGGTGTCGGACCACGACGAGGTCGACACCGGCGACACCGCCGGTCTGCTCAGCATGATCTACCCGTTGCGCCTGGACGCCGATGGCGCCCGTGGTGTGGCCGCGCAGGTGGCAGCGATCCCCGGCGATGCCATCGACTACGGGCTGCTGCGTTACCTGCGCGAGGACACCGCTGAACGACTGGGAACTCATCGGGATCCACAGGTTCTGCTCAACTATCTGGGCCGGATCGAGCTGGATGCGTCCGACCACGCCCTGTTGCAGGACCGGTCATTGCAGACCGGAGTGACCCCGGTTCCCGAACCGAATGTCGCTGTGCGCCATGAACTGACGATCATGGCCGCGGTGATCGACCGCGACGGGTCAGCTGTGCTCGGTACCCAGTGGCGGTCCCTGCCAGACATTCTGTCCGCCGATGACGTCGCCGCCCTGCAGGCGATGTGGCAGGACGCATTGCGAGAGGTGTTGCGAGAGGTGACCCAATGA